Proteins encoded within one genomic window of Flavobacteriales bacterium:
- a CDS encoding outer membrane beta-barrel protein produces the protein MKKFVSTAILSTLITLAWAQIPDPEYIPSEYQSGVSENSEDSVSNQALDTDANPNEPKKLEPKLYIGFGNFNFRGDISDTRNSGLIGQSGFQIGLAASLNENLDAALIMQEGVVRVDGISRDDLPKNFKSTLNSIGFRFNYNLNKSSSQNKLTPYIGLGLNYLKFDSKGSNDDSNNEYEIDLLGDWLLNPENTEAYSQTAIEIPVTLGVKFKINDRLNLNFSSAYHYTNSDYIDNIVDGSSDKYFVNSVHAVYDLYCKNCEEEDYVPQVHDDYLVNFESLDREDEDGDGVPDIDDFCIGTPSRVKVDAVGCPIDTDNDDVPDYLDKEPNTPKGAVVSVNGVQLTDKMSEAIYLNYLNATSRKDASSYFDENYPTDKFIKITKEVVNIEGDTLLVDIFKPKVFQQIFEQQKEFEETITPSQFVDLNSKTYYKIQMAKHSKGMDASEINRLMSISNIKSTIEGDHTSYYSGEFEDLMKAYQRQKQLINSGYSNTYIVEDRQGDLRKVTSEEIKREKNLRASAKLEDLPPLQDIVFRVQLDVLKEVDLDFYDLDELVIFEDNEGFKHVFTEGYSSYEEALERRNELYFMSYENAKVVAIKEGELVDAKEYMDIGYTEENASVYGDVIFKVQLGIYSNKEVVEIAKINELEGVEKTEISDGIFRYTTGTFTNIQAAMLRLEKVTKMGYDGCYPIAFYNNEQISIKKAKELIGL, from the coding sequence ATGAAAAAATTCGTTTCAACAGCAATTTTAAGTACTTTAATTACGCTTGCGTGGGCACAAATTCCAGACCCAGAATATATACCCTCTGAATACCAATCTGGAGTTTCAGAAAATTCTGAAGACAGTGTTTCAAACCAAGCTTTAGATACTGATGCTAATCCTAATGAGCCTAAAAAACTAGAACCAAAACTATATATTGGCTTTGGTAATTTTAACTTTAGAGGAGATATTTCTGACACACGTAATTCAGGACTTATTGGGCAATCAGGGTTTCAAATTGGTTTAGCTGCTAGTTTAAATGAGAATTTAGATGCAGCATTAATCATGCAAGAAGGTGTTGTAAGAGTAGATGGCATTTCCAGAGATGATTTACCAAAAAACTTCAAGAGTACACTAAATTCAATTGGTTTTAGATTTAACTATAATTTAAATAAATCTAGTTCACAAAATAAACTGACCCCCTACATTGGTCTAGGTTTAAACTATCTAAAATTTGACTCAAAGGGCTCAAATGATGATAGTAATAATGAATATGAAATTGATTTACTAGGCGACTGGCTTTTAAACCCTGAAAATACAGAGGCATATAGCCAAACAGCAATAGAAATTCCCGTCACTTTAGGAGTAAAATTTAAGATAAACGATAGATTAAACCTAAACTTTAGTTCTGCATATCACTATACAAATTCTGATTATATTGATAATATTGTTGATGGCTCATCAGATAAATACTTCGTTAATTCAGTACATGCAGTTTATGACTTATACTGTAAAAACTGTGAAGAAGAAGATTACGTTCCTCAAGTGCACGACGACTATCTAGTAAATTTCGAAAGCTTAGACAGAGAAGATGAAGATGGTGATGGAGTTCCAGATATTGACGACTTTTGTATAGGCACACCATCAAGAGTTAAAGTGGATGCCGTTGGTTGCCCTATTGACACAGATAATGATGATGTTCCAGATTACCTAGATAAAGAACCAAATACTCCTAAAGGAGCGGTAGTTAGTGTTAATGGAGTTCAGCTAACAGACAAAATGAGTGAAGCTATTTATTTAAATTACCTAAACGCAACATCTAGAAAAGATGCATCATCTTATTTTGATGAAAACTACCCTACTGATAAATTCATTAAAATTACAAAAGAGGTCGTAAATATTGAAGGAGATACACTATTAGTAGATATTTTCAAACCAAAAGTTTTCCAGCAAATTTTTGAACAACAAAAAGAATTTGAAGAAACAATAACCCCTTCTCAATTCGTTGATTTAAACTCAAAAACATACTACAAAATCCAAATGGCTAAACATTCAAAAGGAATGGATGCTTCAGAGATAAATAGATTAATGAGTATCAGCAACATTAAGAGTACTATCGAAGGCGATCATACTTCTTACTACTCTGGTGAATTCGAGGATTTAATGAAGGCTTATCAACGTCAAAAACAACTAATCAATAGTGGTTATTCAAATACCTATATTGTTGAAGACAGACAAGGTGATTTGAGAAAAGTAACCTCTGAAGAGATTAAAAGAGAGAAAAACTTAAGAGCATCAGCTAAACTTGAAGACTTACCTCCACTTCAGGATATCGTATTCCGAGTTCAATTGGATGTATTAAAAGAAGTTGACCTTGATTTCTATGATTTAGATGAATTAGTCATCTTTGAAGATAATGAAGGATTCAAGCATGTATTTACTGAAGGTTACTCATCGTATGAAGAAGCCCTAGAAAGAAGAAATGAGCTTTACTTCATGAGCTATGAAAACGCTAAAGTTGTAGCTATCAAAGAAGGTGAATTAGTAGATGCTAAAGAATATATGGATATCGGTTATACTGAAGAAAACGCATCAGTATATGGTGATGTAATCTTTAAGGTACAACTTGGGATTTACAGTAATAAAGAAGTTGTAGAAATTGCCAAAATAAATGAACTGGAAGGTGTTGAGAAAACAGAAATATCAGATGGTATTTTCAGATATACTACAGGCACATTTACAAACATTCAGGCAGCTATGCTAAGACTTGAGAAAGTAACTAAAATGGGCTATGACGGATGTTACCCAATTGCATTCTACAATAATGAGCAAATATCTATCAAAAAAGCTAAAGAATTAATTGGTTTATAA
- a CDS encoding TIGR00730 family Rossman fold protein, producing MKKKIEKAFKLKSWNEIKTNDSWQIFKIMAEFVKAFETLSKIGPCVSIFGSARTKPENPYYKQAEEIAEKLTKKGYGVITGGGFGIMEAGNKGAKQGAGKSVGLNIDLPFEQEANSFIDNDKLINFDYFFVRKVMFVKYAQGFVVMPGGVGTLDELFEAITLIQTKKIAPFPIVLVGKKYWSGLIDWIREVMLAKEQNISPEDLDLFNLVDTADEAVECIDNFYFKYLLKPNF from the coding sequence ATGAAGAAAAAAATTGAAAAAGCGTTTAAATTAAAAAGTTGGAACGAAATTAAGACAAATGATTCTTGGCAAATTTTTAAAATAATGGCTGAGTTTGTTAAGGCATTTGAAACACTATCAAAAATTGGACCTTGTGTGTCAATTTTTGGTTCAGCACGTACTAAGCCGGAAAATCCTTACTATAAACAAGCTGAAGAAATAGCTGAAAAATTAACAAAAAAAGGATATGGAGTAATAACCGGTGGTGGTTTTGGTATTATGGAAGCTGGTAATAAAGGCGCAAAACAAGGTGCTGGAAAATCTGTTGGATTAAACATTGACCTTCCATTCGAACAAGAGGCAAACAGCTTCATAGATAACGACAAACTCATTAACTTCGACTACTTTTTTGTGAGAAAAGTGATGTTTGTAAAGTACGCACAAGGTTTTGTTGTAATGCCTGGTGGTGTTGGAACCTTAGATGAACTTTTCGAAGCTATTACGCTGATACAAACAAAAAAGATAGCTCCTTTTCCAATTGTTTTGGTCGGAAAAAAATATTGGAGTGGATTAATTGACTGGATAAGAGAAGTAATGCTAGCAAAAGAACAAAATATTAGCCCAGAAGATTTAGACCTTTTTAATCTAGTAGACACAGCTGATGAAGCCGTTGAATGTATTGACAACTTTTATTTTAAATATTTGCTGAAGCCAAACTTCTAG
- the uvrA gene encoding excinuclease ABC subunit UvrA: MSKSKETLQIFGAKEHNLKNIDITIPRNELVVITGLSGSGKSSLAFDTIYAEGQRRYIETFTAYARQFLGGLERPDVDKISGLSPVISIEQKTTNKNPRSTVGTITEIYDFLRLLFARASDAYSYNTGEKMVSYTNDEINDIITNELSQEKTIILAPVVISRKGHYRELFEQTARQGFLKVRVDGELTEITPGMKLDRFKTHDIEIVIDKLIIKKENEKRLKQSIETAMKYGDGLIMTLNIESGNERYFSRHLMCSKTGISYAQPEPNSFSFNSPKGACSKCNGLGVKSVIDKSKIINENLSINNGGLTPIAKNANTWITGQIETIGRKYNFTLSTPIKDIPKKGMDAILYGSNETFDVELKEAGLSKSYKINFEGIINFIEDQFKNSSSTKLRRWASEFMIKKECKKCNGSRLKTESLFFKIDEKNISEVAEMDIIELKKWIDSLESKLNEKQKIIGNEIIKELSKRIQFLIDVGLNYLSLNRSSRSISGGESQRIRLATQIGSQLTDVLYILDEPSIGLHQRDNHKLIQSLKKLRDIGNSIIVVEHDKDMILSADHIIDIGPGAGIHGGEIIAQGNIKEFLSKGSLTIDYLTGVQSIQPNSKRRSGNGKKLSIKGARGNNLKNINVDFPLAKFIGVIGVSGSGKSTLVNETLYPILNQYFYNSVKKPLEYDSISGLEHIDKVIEVDQSPIGRTPRSNPATYSGVFSEIRALYTNHPESKARGYKVGRFSFNVSGGRCEDCKGAGVKTIEMNFLPDVYVNCESCNGKRYNKETLEIRYKGKSISDVLEMTLNQALEFFDNHPKIKRQISALVDVGLGYVKLGQQSTTLSGGESQRVKLASELAKKSTGNTFYILDEPTTGLHFEDVNVLLQVIEKIVNKGNTVVVIEHNLDVIKMTDHIIEIGPDGGKNGGNVINTGTPEELIQSTKGHTAPFLKDELIN, encoded by the coding sequence ATGAGTAAAAGTAAAGAAACACTTCAAATATTTGGAGCGAAGGAGCATAACCTTAAAAATATTGACATTACTATTCCTAGAAATGAATTGGTAGTCATTACAGGCTTGAGTGGCAGCGGAAAATCATCACTTGCTTTTGATACTATTTATGCTGAAGGTCAAAGAAGGTATATTGAAACGTTTACCGCTTATGCTAGACAATTTCTTGGCGGTTTAGAACGTCCCGATGTCGATAAAATCAGTGGTCTCTCCCCTGTTATTTCTATTGAACAAAAAACGACTAATAAAAACCCACGCTCTACAGTAGGAACAATTACTGAAATTTATGACTTTTTAAGATTACTTTTCGCAAGAGCATCTGATGCATATTCTTACAATACTGGTGAAAAAATGGTTTCTTACACCAATGATGAAATTAATGACATCATTACAAATGAACTAAGTCAAGAGAAAACCATTATCCTTGCCCCTGTTGTTATTTCAAGAAAAGGACATTATAGGGAACTTTTTGAGCAAACTGCCAGACAAGGTTTTTTGAAAGTAAGAGTCGATGGTGAGCTAACCGAAATAACACCCGGAATGAAGCTTGATCGTTTTAAAACTCACGATATTGAAATTGTTATCGATAAGCTTATCATCAAAAAAGAAAATGAAAAACGCTTAAAACAATCCATAGAAACCGCTATGAAGTACGGAGATGGATTGATAATGACTCTTAATATTGAAAGTGGTAATGAACGTTATTTCAGTCGTCACTTAATGTGTTCCAAAACAGGCATTTCTTATGCACAACCAGAACCAAACAGTTTTTCATTTAATTCTCCGAAAGGGGCATGCTCAAAATGTAACGGCTTAGGCGTTAAGTCAGTTATTGATAAAAGTAAAATCATTAATGAAAATCTAAGCATCAATAATGGTGGCCTAACTCCCATTGCCAAGAATGCTAATACATGGATTACTGGTCAGATTGAAACTATTGGAAGAAAATACAATTTCACTTTATCCACACCAATAAAAGATATTCCTAAAAAAGGGATGGACGCTATTCTATATGGATCAAATGAAACATTTGATGTTGAACTAAAAGAAGCTGGACTTAGCAAATCGTATAAAATTAACTTTGAAGGGATTATCAATTTCATTGAAGACCAATTCAAGAACTCATCATCCACAAAATTAAGACGTTGGGCAAGTGAATTCATGATTAAAAAAGAATGTAAAAAATGCAATGGTTCTCGATTAAAAACGGAATCATTATTTTTCAAAATAGATGAGAAAAACATCTCTGAAGTCGCTGAGATGGATATCATTGAACTAAAAAAATGGATTGATAGTCTAGAGAGCAAACTCAATGAAAAACAAAAAATAATTGGTAACGAAATTATCAAAGAATTAAGCAAGCGAATACAGTTTCTAATAGACGTTGGTCTAAATTATCTTTCTTTAAACCGTTCATCAAGAAGCATTTCAGGTGGTGAGAGCCAAAGAATTCGACTAGCTACACAAATAGGTTCTCAGTTAACAGATGTTCTCTACATTTTAGATGAACCAAGCATTGGATTACACCAAAGGGATAATCATAAACTCATTCAATCTTTAAAGAAACTACGAGATATTGGTAATTCAATCATTGTGGTAGAACATGATAAGGATATGATTCTATCCGCTGACCACATTATTGATATTGGACCTGGCGCAGGAATTCATGGTGGGGAAATTATTGCTCAAGGAAATATCAAAGAGTTTCTTTCTAAAGGTTCTTTAACAATAGACTATCTAACAGGAGTACAATCGATTCAGCCAAACTCTAAACGAAGAAGTGGTAATGGCAAAAAACTATCAATAAAAGGAGCAAGAGGAAACAATCTCAAAAACATTAATGTTGACTTCCCACTAGCTAAATTTATAGGAGTAATAGGCGTTTCTGGTAGTGGAAAAAGCACATTAGTAAATGAAACACTATATCCTATTCTCAATCAGTATTTTTATAATAGTGTAAAAAAACCTCTTGAATATGATTCTATAAGTGGACTAGAACACATTGATAAAGTCATTGAAGTTGACCAGTCGCCTATTGGGCGAACACCTCGTTCAAACCCCGCTACATATTCTGGTGTATTTTCAGAGATAAGAGCCCTTTATACTAATCACCCAGAATCAAAAGCAAGAGGGTATAAAGTTGGTCGATTTTCATTCAATGTAAGTGGTGGCAGATGTGAAGACTGCAAAGGTGCTGGCGTAAAAACTATTGAAATGAATTTCTTGCCTGATGTATATGTCAATTGTGAAAGCTGCAATGGTAAACGCTACAACAAAGAAACCTTAGAAATAAGATATAAAGGAAAATCTATTTCAGACGTTCTAGAAATGACTCTCAACCAAGCCTTAGAATTTTTTGATAATCATCCGAAAATTAAACGACAAATAAGTGCTTTAGTAGATGTTGGATTGGGCTATGTAAAACTCGGACAACAATCCACTACTCTTTCAGGTGGTGAATCCCAAAGAGTAAAACTAGCTAGTGAATTGGCAAAGAAAAGTACTGGAAATACATTTTACATTCTTGATGAACCCACAACAGGACTTCATTTTGAAGATGTAAACGTACTTCTTCAAGTAATAGAAAAAATAGTAAATAAAGGAAATACAGTGGTCGTTATAGAACACAATCTTGATGTTATAAAAATGACTGACCACATAATTGAAATTGGCCCTGATGGTGGTAAAAATGGTGGCAATGTAATAAATACAGGAACACCTGAAGAACTTATACAATCAACAAAAGGGCATACGGCACCTTTTCTTAAAGATGAATTAATAAACTAA